CCTTTATTTTTTTTCATAATATCTTTCATATCAAGCATCGTTTTTAAATCTTTCTTTTGCGAAGCATCTAATAGTGCATATACTTTTTCTATCATATCTGCTTTACGCTCAATTTTAGAGTCTCTTCTCTCTTTTGCCAACTTAATAAATTTATCTTTATTAAAAGAAGTATCGCTAAAAGCATTATGAGGATTTGGAGCTTCAAGCATACTTTTTTTAACAATATCTCTAATCTTAGTTCTTTGTTCAGTACTTAAATCAAGTTTCATTACGGTTGATATGAACATATGCCCGCCTCTGCCTTTTTTATGTTTCATCATCTTAGACTTCATACACGTCTGTTGATTTTTTTGCTGCATCCCTCCTTGAGGATATGCTAATAGTGATGAAGCAAGTAGTGTTGATACAGTTAAACCTAATATTATTTTTTTGTTCATTTTGAACTCCTTGTTAATTGATTTAAAAAGTATAGAATATACTCATTAATACTTTTTAAACTATAGTTTAATGAAATATTAACAGGTATATTTTGCTATAATATCACAATAAAAATTTAGGATTTTTAATGTCAAATGTTTACGAAGTTATAAATTCAAGATCTTCAAAAAGGTCTTATCTTCCAAAACCGGTTCCAAAAGATATTCAAGAAAAAATTTTAAAAGCAGCAGCTCAAACACCAAGCGGTGCTAATATGCAGCCATGGGTTACTTACGCTATCAGTGATGAAGCTGTATTGAAAAAAATTGGAGATGCCGTAATAAAAGCTATGGATGATGGTGTTGAGAATGACCAGTTTATACAATATTATCCGATTAATTGGAAAAACCCTTACAAAAAAAGACGTATAGTTACGGGTGCGGGTCTATACCAACTTATGGGAGTAGATAGAAAAGACAACGAGACTCGTATAGAGATGTGGAAAGACAACTTTAGATGGTTTGGGGCAAAAACGGTATTTTTCGTATTTACCGATAAAGCAAATATTGATGATTCCCAAGGCGTACTTATAGATTGTGGTGCGTATATGCAGTCTATTATGCTTTTAGCCAAAGAGGAAGGGTTAGACACTTGTCCACAAGGCTCTACAACGGAGTTTGGACGTATAATCGCTCGCGAGTTAGATGTGCCTGAGAACTTGGCACTTCTTTACAGTGTAGTTATAGGATATGAGGATAAAGAAGCTAAGATAAATACTTATCAGCCTGAGAGAGTTGAGCTTTCAGAAAACGTGGTTTTTATTTAAAGTATCTCGCCAACATACTTTTATTTCCCGTTACTCCACCGCTGTGAATATACAAAACCTCTTCTTTTGTATGTTCTAGCAGTGCCTCCCACATTCCCGGTGCATACAACAAATCAAACTCAATTTTAGCATCCAACACCTTATTATATATATCTAAAAAATTAGGATAGAGTTTTGCAAAATGATACTTCTTTTTTGGTTTTAAAATAACTAAATTTTTCGGCAATTCATCTACTAAAGAGAGCATCTGTGCTTTCAAATACTCTACATCTCCGACACAAGGTGTTGTATAAATTCTATATTCAGGAAGACTCTTTGCCAAAAATAAAGCAGTCGTACCTGTTCCGCTTGGAGTTGCCAAAGATTTAACCCCTATATTTTGTTCTCTTATCTCATTTGCCAAGACTTCAAGACCCTCCTCTGCTTCTTTAACTGCTCCCCCTTGATCGACTATATATGTTTTTGCATCAAGGTTAAATCTAATATTGGCTATTTCGTCTTTATATAGTTCATTATCTATTTCAATATGTTTCATACCCAGTTTTATAGCTTCAAAATAGTTTCCGACTTGTTGTTGTCTTTGAGAAGTAGAGAGAGGTTTTGTGTAGTATATAAACTCCCATTTTTTCAAATAACACATCTTGGCAATAGCCAACATCGCATTTGATTGAGTTCCACCGTAAGAGATGATTTTATTTAGATTTTCTTTTGGGGTTTGTAGGAGTTTATGAAGTTTACGAAATTTATTACCGCTTAGATGCGGATCTACTAAGTCGTCACGTTTTACATAAAAAGTACGCCCATCGATAATTATTTTATCAATAGGCGTAGGCTTCATAGGGATTATTATTTTATCGTAGCTTTATTTTTTAGTGCCATCATTTTAGTCTGCATTACTGATTTGAATTTTTCCATTTTCAGGCGTTGTTCAATAAAAGGTTTTACTTCAGTAAATGCACGAGTTTTAGAAGCTTTTTTATCTTGAAGGTAGATTACGTGGTGTCCAAACTGAGTTTTTACGGGATTAGAAATCGTTCCTACTTTCATAGAAAATACTTCTTTGTTAAATTCAGGAACCATTTGACCTTGTGCAAAATAACCTAAATCTCCACCTTTAGGTCCGCTAGGTCCAGTTGATTTTGATTTAGCTAAATCAATAAATTTATTTTCTAAATTTTTACCGCTAAGACCTTTAAGTTGTTTTACTATATCTTTAGCTTCATTTTCTGTTTTTACTAGAATATGGCGAGCATGAACAGACTCTTTTTCGTCAAACTCTTCTTTATTGTCGTCATAATATTTTTTAACTTCTTTATTTGAAACGTTAACTTTATCAAGCTCTCTTTTTTGCCAAACTTGAATAGCAAGTTCTTTTTTAACTCTCTCAATCACTTTGGCATATTCATCTTTAAAATCCTGCGACTCCATTACACCGGTTTTTTTAGCATCTTCAAAAATCAACTCTTTAGCTACTAACTGTTCAAGTACTTGTGAACGAAGTTGTTGTTGCTTATCAGCCGGAACTTGATTAAATCTACCCTGAGTAGCCTGCATTAATTCAGAATCTACCTCTTGTTGAGTGATAGCTTTACCATTTACTGTTACCAATGTATTTGCTGCAGCAAGTGTCGATAAAATTGCCATTGAGAATGCAACTTTTTTCAAAGAGAACGGGGTTACTAATTTCATATAAATTCCTATTTTTTAAGTCTAAAAATTTTAGTAGTAATTAGATAACAATAAATAAACAAGCTATAATTCCACCATGAAAAAAGTAAAAAAAGCGACAAAAAAAGAGATTAGTGAAATTCACAAACGATTTGTTGATAGATACAGTGATGCAGTAACGGAACTTGATTATAAAAATGCATATGAACTGGTTATTGCCGTAGCACTATCGGCTCAATGTACGGATAAACGTGTAAATGTAATTACGCCTGCTTTATTTGAAAAATACCCTGATGCAAAAACACTTGCTGATGCAGATATAGAAGATATAAAAGAACTTATAAAATCATGTTCTTTTTTTAACAATAAAGCCAAAAATTTACTTGCTATGGCAAAAACCGTTGTTGAAGAGTTTGAGGGCGAAATTCCAATGAATGAAAAAGACTTGCAGCGTCTTGCAGGTGTTGGACAAAAAACTGCAAATGTCGTAATGATAGAATACACAGGGGCAAACTTGATGGCAGTCGATACACATGTATTTCGCGTATCGCATCGTTTGGGTCTGAGTGATGACAAAACGGCACTTGCTACTGAAGCTACACTTGTAAAAAAGTTTAAAAACGACTTGCATGCACTGCATCAGGGTATGGTTTTATTTGGTCGGTACATATGCAAAGCTAAAAATCCAAAGTGTGCTGAGTGCTTTTTAACCGATATGTGTAAAACGACTGAGAGCTTTAAGGTATGATTTTTGCTTACAAAAGTTTTATGAGAACAATTTTATTATTTTTATCTTTTTTTATCATAGCTACTATGTTTAGCGGATGTTTTAACAGACATGGAATTACCGCTAAATACTATTATGATTGTGAAGAATATTATGATATGCAAGGTTACTACCATAAAGATTGCCCTAAAGAAGGGATATTAACTTATGAAGAGATAGGGAATGCCTTTAAAGAAAAAAAGAAAAAATCTAAAAATCGAAATGTTTGGTAGCACCGCCATGTAAACTGATGGAACATTCTTTTTGAATGTTCACGGAAGTTTACGACAATATGGTGGTGTTTAAAAATAATAAACGAGAAGGTGTTCAGCACAGCGCTTACAGAAAACTAACGACTAAATATGAAGTAAAAAACTATTTTATAGCTATAAAAGTTGCAAAATTTGCCCAGCGAAACACTACCTCACAGTGTGAAAAGCCCGCATTTTTTGCCATCTTTATATTTTCTTCTTCAGAGTACGGTACAAGTACGTTCTCTAACGCTTCACGTTTTTGGGCTATCTCAAATTCGCTATAACCTTGTTTCTTTTTAAAATCATAATAATGTTCTATAAGATCTTTATTAAGTTTTGCATGATGTGAAATCACTTTTTCGCTAAATATAAATACACCCTCTTTTTTAAGTGCATCAGCTATCTTTTTTACAAGTTCTTCACGTACCAAAGGTCTTATAAATTGCAGAGTATAGTTACTGACAAAAACATTTGCCTTTTCATAATCGTATTCTAAAATATCCGCATTTAAAAGATTAATATCTACATTAAATGCATGTGCTTTTTTACCGGCTTGTTCCAGCATCGCTTCTGAGTTGTCAAGTCCTATAAGTGTAACATCTGGGTTTTGTTTGGCAATAGATATAAGCAAAGATGCAGTCGAGCAACCAAGGTCGTACATTATTCCGCCGTTTTGTAGTGCTTTTAGTACAAAAAATCTCGTCATCTCTTGAGACTCTTCGTAAAACGGTACACTACGGCTTAACATATCGTCAAATACGGCTGCTACTTCTTCATCAAATTCAAACTGTTTTTTTATCGGTTTTGCAAATACTTTATCATTCATAATGAAATTTTAGCAAAGTTTGCCTATAATCACTACAATATTTAACCGGAGAGCTATATGGAATTTGATATATCCACTTTAATGATGATATTTTTTATTATATTTATGATAATCAGTATGTGGAAAATCTACGCTTTTTTACCAAATAAACAACTTGAAGACGACGATACGACTCCAGAAGCTACAAAAGATTTGATGCACCTGATGCTAAGAGTTATAAAAGAGAACAATGGTGAGCTTACGAATGCCGAGTTGTTTGAGAAGATGCAGGAAAATGAAGAGTTTGACTCTCAAAAATTTTGGAGGTTTAATCTAAACAGACTAAATCAATTACTTCAAAAATATTATTTGGAGAATCCAGATGCTAAAAGCATCATGGATATATATGAAGGTATAAAAGATTAATTTCTACCTATTGCATTTAAGTCTTTAAATGCCTCTTCTACACGCTTTACTAGTGTTTCTTGTCCGGCTCTTAACCATTTTCTAGGGTCATAGTATTTTTTATTTGGTTTATCCTCACCCTCCGGATTACCGATTTGACCTTGAAGATAGTCGTTATACTTTTCAGCGTATGCTTTTACGCCTTCCCAAGTAGCCCATTGTGTATCTGTGTCTATGTTCATTTTGATAACACCGTAAGATATAGCTTCTTCTATTTCAGATTTTTCACTACCGCTTCCGCCGTGAAATACGAAAAATACAGGTTTAGCATCTGCGGTGTTGTATTTTTCAGCTATGTATTTTTGAGAGTTATCTAAGATTTTAGGTGTAAGAGTTACATTTCCCGGTTTATAAACACCGTGAACATTACCAAATGAAGCTGCTATGGTAAAGTTAGGTGATACTTTACTTAACTCTTCATAAGCATACGCTACCTCTTCGGGTTGAGTATATAAAAGAGCATTATCTATATTTGTATTATCGACTCCGTCTTCTTCCCCGCCTGTTACACCTAGTTCTATCTCTATGTGCATACCTATTTTAGACATTCTCGCTAAGTATTCTTTTGAGATAGCAATGTTTTCTTCTAAAGACTCTTCTGATAGATCTAACATATGAGATGAGAAAAGCGGTTTAGCATTAGCCGCAAAATACTGTTCACCTGCTTGTAAAAGAGCATCTATCCAAGGCAATAGTTTTTTAGCAGCATGGTCTGTGTGTAAAATTACAGGCACACCGTAAGCTTCAGCCATCATATGCGTATGTATAGCTCCACTTACGGCTCCGTTGATTGCAGCTAATTCATTCTCGTTACTTAGACCTTTTCCAGCATAATATGAAGCTCCACCGTTACTAAACTGAATAATAACAGGAGAGTTTACTTTTGCAGCAGCCTCAAGCACACCGTTTATAGAATCAGTTGAAACAACATTTACAGCCGGAATAGCAAAGCCGTTATCTTTAGCATGTTGATACACTTTAAGTACATCTTCACCAAAAAGTACACCCGGTTTTACTATATCTAAAATTCCTTTACTCATAAAAACACCTTAAAAAAATAATTATGCAATTATAATACAGACTTCTTTTAAAACAACTTTCTTAAAATAATATTTTTTATGTTAGAATACAAAAAAATATATATTAAAGTAAAACAATGGATATAACTATAGAAGAATATGCTAAACGTTTTAAAATGTCTAAAGAGATGGTTGCTTCAAAAATACGTCAAAAAAAACTTAACTATACTTCACAAGACGGAATACTTTTAATAAACGTACCGGATGAAATACCGAATGAATCAATAATACAAGAGCCTAAAGAAATTAAACAAAATGTTCAAAAAAACATTATGCAAAAAGCAACAGTTGCTACCGTACTTGGTTTATATAAAAGGGAAAACCTATACCTAAAACAAAAAATAGAACAACTTGAAAGTAAAATAGATAAGCTTATAAACGATAAAGAACAGATGCTAAGAGACGAAAGAGATAGAATCGAAAGCATCTATACAAATAAAGACGAACAATTAAAAAATATCTTAGAACTTATGAATGAAAAAATACTTCATGAAAAAGAGCAAAAGCAAACTATTTATGAGATAGAACATTCTTTAAACAGCAGTGCAAAGATTGTTGAGCTAAAAAGCTATTTAAAAACTCTTGATTTAGAATCTTTTCAAAGAAAAAAAATTAAAAAAAGATTTGAAGAAGTATTAAACGAGGATATAAGAGTAATTGAACAAAACGGAAAAATCTACTTAGATTTTTCAAAATATGATTATAGTGATCTTTTGGCATTATAGTATATAAGAAATAAAAAGGGATATTAAGCTGTGAAAGAGCTAACAGTCAAAACAAAAAACATTTCCCTCTCTTTAAAAAAGTATGCTCAAAGCAATGATGCAAGTACGGATATAATAGACTTTAGCATATTAAAAACCAAGACACTTATAAGGACAACTAAAGAGAGAGATTTTGTAGAGTTTAACGAGTCTATTAAAGAGAGGTATAACTCTGAGAAGAAAATGATTGATTATCATGTCGAATTTAAACAGGTTTATACAATTAAACTTTTTGAAAAAGCCCAAGAACAATACAGCTTAAAATATGAGATAGAGTTTGACGAATTTATTGTTAATCCCAAAATTATTATTAAAACCGACTCTAATATCCCTTATAAAAGAAAAACACCAAAGGATACTTACCTTTGGCTTCTAAAAGAGATTAATAAAATAAAAGCCAAAAACAATATTTTGATTCATATTTTTGATGAGAGTTATCTGGCTAAACTAAAACTTTTTACAAAACATCTTCATGCCGGAAAGTTTAAGAAATCAATTAAATTACCTTTGATTGAAACTATCTCGCCTGATATTACACGAAAAGGTCAACTACTCCTTCACTACGAAAATAAAAAAAATCATCATCAGATTACAGAAGTAAATGCCGGTGACTTATTGATAGAATTTGCAAAACCAAAATTTGGAAAAAACGGACTGGATGCATTTGGAAACGTAATCACGAGTGAAACTCAAAAAAACTCTAAAGATTTTACTTATGATATAGATGATGAGACAATAGAAGTCAAAGAAGACAAAGATAAAAAGCAATATATAGCTAAAGTTAAAGGTTTTGTAAATTTTTCAAAAAACCTTATGTTTATAGACCATATTATTAAAAAGAGAAAATTAAAAAGAGTAGAAGATACTCTTTCCGAGCATGAAGATAACGACATAAAGGTAATAGTTTCCGAAAAGGATTCTACACAGGACAGTATAGGAGAAGGTGTAACATTAAGCAGTGAAACTATACACGTGGAAGGCTTTGTAGGTTCAAACTCCGTTTTAAATGCTACAAACCTAATAATAGACGGTGCTACGCATCAGAGTTCACGTCAAAGTGCAAAATTTGCAAAAATAAACAGGCATAAAGGGACTATTAGAGCACATCAAGCGGATATCAAACTTCTTGAAGGGGGTACTGTATATGCGACAACCGTAAATATAGATTCTTGTTTAAACGGAACTATCTACGCAAAAGATGTAAATATAACGAATGTAAAAAGCAATCTAAAAGTATATGCTTCACATTCAATCAACATCACTTTAGTTAGCGGAGAAAATAATCTATTTAATATAGATTATAAAAAAATACCTATTCTTTCAAAAAAAATAGAGTTTATAGACCATGATATAGAAGATCTAAAGTATCACCTAGAAGAAGCAAAAAGACATGATAAATCAAAAGTTGAAGGTATAAAGTTAAAACTCAAAGAACTGCAGGAAATAAAAAATGATATACTCAACTCTGTCAAAGATGCACACGTAAAAATCGAAAGACCTCTTCGCGGCTTAAATACAATAATATTCTCAACTGGCGAAAACAAGGAACTCATATATAAAACAAGTTCTAAAAAGTATGGAGAATTTCATCTTGAAATTAGCGAAGAAAAGATAACCCTCAAACCTGTAAATATCTCAATAAATCTATAATTTTTTTTACATCTAACTTATATCTTATATTTTTTTAAAATTTATATACGGTTTTCCGTGTATTATACATAATATATATATCTTTATATCTATTTAATACTATATAATAAACAGTTTATATAATTTTATACACTAATAAATGTTTATTTAAGTATATATTCCGTATAATCTTCCCTATGCAAATTAATGATCTGTTTAATATTCTTCATAATTCAATCGAATCCCAAAACAAAGGGAGAAAAATATCTTTAAAAGATATGGCTAAATCTCTTGGGATATCTATGCGTACATATCAAGACTGGAAACTAGGGCGTGCCAAACCTCAAGCTGCATCGGTCGTTATAAAAATGCTTGGAGAATTAGAAGATGATGAAATCATTAGAGCTGTTAGAAAGATAAATAAACTTTAGGATTAATATATGGGTATGCTAACGTCAAATGAAAGAGATGCTTTAGAAGATGTTTTTATGTCAATTCACTCTAAAAAAAGTGTATTTAACATTTTTAAACACTATAATGATTTATTGCAAAAATCTATAAAGCGTGCTAAATTAGGTACTAAAATAGATAAATTTTATAAATTTTTACATATTTTTATGAAAAAGAAGAAAAATTTAAGCAAATAAATAATAAAGTGTCTTCAGCTGAATTGCTTATCTAAAAGTTGGTTTTAATCAATGAGGTAAGTGATTTCGGAAAAATTTTATTAATCCAAGGGTAATTCATGAATAAAGCTGAGTTTGTAGAACTAGTTCAAGCAAGTGGTGAGTATAAAACTAAAGTAGAAGCTGAAGCAGCAATTAAAGCATTTACTGAAGCAGTTACAACTGCATTAGTAAAAAAAGAAGACGTTTCTTTAGTTGGTTTTGGTAGCTTTTCTGCAGCATTACAAAAAGGTAAAAGCGGTAAAGTTCCAGGTACTAATAAAACTTACACAACTCAAGATAAAATGGTTCCAAAATTTAAAGCTGGTAAAGGTCTTAAAGACCGCGTTGCAGCTGGTAAATAATATTTAAGTTGTCGCATTAGCGACAACTTATACTTTTTCTCTCCCGACTTAAATGAAAATCAACTTCTTTTCATTACTCTTTAAAAAAAAAGATAAAAAAAACAATCTACACATACCCGATACCATATTAATAAAAAAGTTAAAATCGGTTTGTGAAAAAAATAATTGTAAGATTTTAGAGAATACTACGCTGTTTCATCACTCTAGTCAAATAGATATTCCTTTGATGGCTATAGATCCAAAACGCGGGATATATATATTTGAATATAAAGATTGGACGTATAGCGATTTAGCAAATTACGAAATTAAAAAATCACACAATAACAAGCAATCTAAAAACACTTTAGCTTTTGAAAAAACAAATAATTTTATAAACACTAAATTTAATGAAATATTACATAACGATTTTGTTGATATATTTAACTATTTATTAGCCGAAA
The genomic region above belongs to Sulfurimonas lithotrophica and contains:
- the fbaA gene encoding class II fructose-bisphosphate aldolase, with amino-acid sequence MSKGILDIVKPGVLFGEDVLKVYQHAKDNGFAIPAVNVVSTDSINGVLEAAAKVNSPVIIQFSNGGASYYAGKGLSNENELAAINGAVSGAIHTHMMAEAYGVPVILHTDHAAKKLLPWIDALLQAGEQYFAANAKPLFSSHMLDLSEESLEENIAISKEYLARMSKIGMHIEIELGVTGGEEDGVDNTNIDNALLYTQPEEVAYAYEELSKVSPNFTIAASFGNVHGVYKPGNVTLTPKILDNSQKYIAEKYNTADAKPVFFVFHGGSGSEKSEIEEAISYGVIKMNIDTDTQWATWEGVKAYAEKYNDYLQGQIGNPEGEDKPNKKYYDPRKWLRAGQETLVKRVEEAFKDLNAIGRN
- a CDS encoding HU family DNA-binding protein, with the protein product MNKAEFVELVQASGEYKTKVEAEAAIKAFTEAVTTALVKKEDVSLVGFGSFSAALQKGKSGKVPGTNKTYTTQDKMVPKFKAGKGLKDRVAAGK
- a CDS encoding peptidylprolyl isomerase produces the protein MKLVTPFSLKKVAFSMAILSTLAAANTLVTVNGKAITQQEVDSELMQATQGRFNQVPADKQQQLRSQVLEQLVAKELIFEDAKKTGVMESQDFKDEYAKVIERVKKELAIQVWQKRELDKVNVSNKEVKKYYDDNKEEFDEKESVHARHILVKTENEAKDIVKQLKGLSGKNLENKFIDLAKSKSTGPSGPKGGDLGYFAQGQMVPEFNKEVFSMKVGTISNPVKTQFGHHVIYLQDKKASKTRAFTEVKPFIEQRLKMEKFKSVMQTKMMALKNKATIK
- a CDS encoding 1-aminocyclopropane-1-carboxylate deaminase yields the protein MKPTPIDKIIIDGRTFYVKRDDLVDPHLSGNKFRKLHKLLQTPKENLNKIISYGGTQSNAMLAIAKMCYLKKWEFIYYTKPLSTSQRQQQVGNYFEAIKLGMKHIEIDNELYKDEIANIRFNLDAKTYIVDQGGAVKEAEEGLEVLANEIREQNIGVKSLATPSGTGTTALFLAKSLPEYRIYTTPCVGDVEYLKAQMLSLVDELPKNLVILKPKKKYHFAKLYPNFLDIYNKVLDAKIEFDLLYAPGMWEALLEHTKEEVLYIHSGGVTGNKSMLARYFK
- a CDS encoding nitroreductase; its protein translation is MSNVYEVINSRSSKRSYLPKPVPKDIQEKILKAAAQTPSGANMQPWVTYAISDEAVLKKIGDAVIKAMDDGVENDQFIQYYPINWKNPYKKRRIVTGAGLYQLMGVDRKDNETRIEMWKDNFRWFGAKTVFFVFTDKANIDDSQGVLIDCGAYMQSIMLLAKEEGLDTCPQGSTTEFGRIIARELDVPENLALLYSVVIGYEDKEAKINTYQPERVELSENVVFI
- the cmoA gene encoding carboxy-S-adenosyl-L-methionine synthase CmoA gives rise to the protein MNDKVFAKPIKKQFEFDEEVAAVFDDMLSRSVPFYEESQEMTRFFVLKALQNGGIMYDLGCSTASLLISIAKQNPDVTLIGLDNSEAMLEQAGKKAHAFNVDINLLNADILEYDYEKANVFVSNYTLQFIRPLVREELVKKIADALKKEGVFIFSEKVISHHAKLNKDLIEHYYDFKKKQGYSEFEIAQKREALENVLVPYSEEENIKMAKNAGFSHCEVVFRWANFATFIAIK
- a CDS encoding flagellar assembly protein A, which gives rise to MKELTVKTKNISLSLKKYAQSNDASTDIIDFSILKTKTLIRTTKERDFVEFNESIKERYNSEKKMIDYHVEFKQVYTIKLFEKAQEQYSLKYEIEFDEFIVNPKIIIKTDSNIPYKRKTPKDTYLWLLKEINKIKAKNNILIHIFDESYLAKLKLFTKHLHAGKFKKSIKLPLIETISPDITRKGQLLLHYENKKNHHQITEVNAGDLLIEFAKPKFGKNGLDAFGNVITSETQKNSKDFTYDIDDETIEVKEDKDKKQYIAKVKGFVNFSKNLMFIDHIIKKRKLKRVEDTLSEHEDNDIKVIVSEKDSTQDSIGEGVTLSSETIHVEGFVGSNSVLNATNLIIDGATHQSSRQSAKFAKINRHKGTIRAHQADIKLLEGGTVYATTVNIDSCLNGTIYAKDVNITNVKSNLKVYASHSINITLVSGENNLFNIDYKKIPILSKKIEFIDHDIEDLKYHLEEAKRHDKSKVEGIKLKLKELQEIKNDILNSVKDAHVKIERPLRGLNTIIFSTGENKELIYKTSSKKYGEFHLEISEEKITLKPVNISINL
- a CDS encoding XRE family transcriptional regulator, which gives rise to MQINDLFNILHNSIESQNKGRKISLKDMAKSLGISMRTYQDWKLGRAKPQAASVVIKMLGELEDDEIIRAVRKINKL
- the nth gene encoding endonuclease III yields the protein MKKVKKATKKEISEIHKRFVDRYSDAVTELDYKNAYELVIAVALSAQCTDKRVNVITPALFEKYPDAKTLADADIEDIKELIKSCSFFNNKAKNLLAMAKTVVEEFEGEIPMNEKDLQRLAGVGQKTANVVMIEYTGANLMAVDTHVFRVSHRLGLSDDKTALATEATLVKKFKNDLHALHQGMVLFGRYICKAKNPKCAECFLTDMCKTTESFKV
- a CDS encoding Spy/CpxP family protein refolding chaperone: MNKKIILGLTVSTLLASSLLAYPQGGMQQKNQQTCMKSKMMKHKKGRGGHMFISTVMKLDLSTEQRTKIRDIVKKSMLEAPNPHNAFSDTSFNKDKFIKLAKERRDSKIERKADMIEKVYALLDASQKKDLKTMLDMKDIMKKNKGGNCNFKNCQNK